A region from the Malus domestica chromosome 07, GDT2T_hap1 genome encodes:
- the LOC103436089 gene encoding auxin-responsive protein SAUR36-like produces MAKFRRFKLGKRLCRVTRWFFVRTTRPEYTRLNPGSSSSACSYKPMSKLLTWGRKLSAGAKSLCCRKSGSGYKQLGQSPVEKNKPVTVPKGHLAVYVGQKDGDFQRVLVPVIYFNHPLFGQLLREAEEEYGYQHDGGITIPCPMSDFESVKTRIAAGSGQRRLTWKRSATL; encoded by the coding sequence ATGGCAAAATTCAGGAGATTCAAGCTCGGAAAGCGCCTTTGCCGGGTCACCCGGTGGTTCTTCGTCCGTACGACCCGACCCGAATATACCCGGCTCAACCCGGGTTCTTCCTCCTCAGCTTGCAGCTACAAACCCATGTCGAAGCTGCTCACGTGGGGCCGGAAGCTGTCCGCTGGAGCCAAATCTCTGTGCTGCCGCAAATCCGGGTCGGGTTACAAGCAGTTGGGTCAAAGCCCGGTTGAGAAAAACAAGCCTGTTACGGTTCCGAAGGGACATCTGGCTGTATACGTGGGCCAAAAGGACGGTGACTTTCAGAGAGTTTTGGTGCCCGTCATTTACTTTAACCATCCCCTGTTCGGGCAGCTTCTGAGAGAGGCTGAGGAGGAGTACGGTTATCAGCACGACGGCGGAATCACCATACCCTGCCCGATGTCGGACTTTGAGAGCGTCAAGACCCGGATCGCCGCCGGGTCGGGTCAACGGAGGCTGACGTGGAAGCGCAGCGCCACGCTTTAG